One genomic segment of Impatiens glandulifera chromosome 6, dImpGla2.1, whole genome shotgun sequence includes these proteins:
- the LOC124944058 gene encoding probable histone H2A.3, whose product MAGRGKALGSAASKKAQSRSSKAGLQFPVGRIARFLKAGKYAERVGAGSPVYLAAVLEYLAAEVLELAGNAARDNKKTRIVPRHIQLAVRNDEELSKLLGDVTIANGGVMPNIHNLLLPKKAGGSSKAAAAAADDE is encoded by the exons ATGGCCGGTCGCGGCAAAGCGTTGGGATCCGCAGCTTCTAAGAAGGCGCAATCCAGAAGTAGTAAGGCCGGATTACAATTTCCTGTTGGTCGTATTGCTAGGTTTTTGAAGGCCGGTAAGTATGCAGAGCGAGTTGGTGCCGGATCCCCAGTTTATCTTGCTGCAGTTCTCGAGTATTTGGCTGCCGAG GTTCTTGAATTGGCCGGAAACGCTGCCAGAGATAACAAAAAGACCAGGATTGTTCCACGACACATTCAACTTGCTGTAAGAAACGATGAAGAACTCAGTAAGCTCCTTGGCGATGTCACAATCGCTAACGGCGGTGTCATGCCTAACATTCACAATCTTCTTCTCCCAAAGAAGGCCGGCGGCTCATCAAAGGCTGCTGCTGCTGCCGCGGATGACGAGTAG
- the LOC124944057 gene encoding formin-like protein 5, with the protein MGVREVIISLVILLFAMIATAASEEDVDTGRRSSSSEKQFYSDSGQINNMDTAKPILVSCKLELINSGGENFERPRPSIFHHHHNVDGLPRDDGKQRFLECLRRNNIPVLSSGEDESWPKHWYIGFVEFVGPQSNHRRFLQNLIPILTPSPSPSPSPSLSPSPSPSIDHELAPSPSSSGSELPVSPPSPRSRRSPPFFPPNFSSPDIQPSVGADSSPTSAPNKPDGGNRAVVIAVVVTATVTFAVVGMIFLCYTRICMTGSAGPLNDDRPLLSLSMSDYSAASSPYKPFNVGNSVSDGKNNNPSFNNGNYNNIAASNTSVIQPLEVLTADVPPKTTTITVENSNVVSSSSSNLNPPPGMPPLKPPPGRVVAAAAAAPPPPLPPTTPPKPPLGSRPPPPGPPPPPPPKTGPRPPAPPPPRTGPVPPRPPAMGLKPPRPSTGAANQANAYTGGGEVEGDPSNPKTKLKPFFWDKVLANPDQSMVWHQIKAGSFQFNEDMIESLFGYAAPGNNKNDLKKGSSSEDPSTQNVYIIESKKSQNLSILLRAWNVTTEEIHDALVQGNELPSELLETLLKMGPTAEEELKLRLYSGDLSLLGSADRFLKALVEIPFVFKRVESLLFMCTLHDETAMIKESFTVLEAACSELRKNRLFLKLLEAVLKTGNRMNDGTFRGGAQAFKLDTLLKLSDVKGTDGKTTLLHFVVQEIIRSEGIKAAAARERQSVKSDDDIIIITNKDTNHETDEYYRILGLEVVASLGSDLENVRKAAALDADGLMSSVSRLGSQLVKAHEFLNNDMKSVEEDGDKGFLEALKSFVQNAEVDITSLLEDEKRIMGLVKSTVDYFHGSAGKSEGLRLFIIVRDFLIILDKVCKEVKDAAAAAPRKQPNRNPGKEDKATTSSEAARQQPDPTTLQQRLHPVIAARQRMDTSSSSSDDET; encoded by the exons ATGGGTGTGAGGGAAGTAATTATAAGCCTAGTCATATTATTGTTTGCTATGATAGCAACTGCTGCTTCAGAAGAGGATGTTGATACAGGAAGAAGATCCTCCTCCTCCGAGAAGCAATTCTATTCAGATTCAGGCCAGATTAATAACATGGATACG GCAAAACCAATATTGGTTAGTTGTAAGCTTGAGCTAATAAACTCAGGTGGTGAAAACTTTGAACGACCAAGGCCTAGCATATTTCACCATCATCATAATGTGGATGGCCTGCCTCGAGACGACGGAAAGCAAAGGTTTCTAGAATGTTTAAGAAGGAACAACATTCCAGTCCTCTCTTCAGGTGAAGATGAGAGTTGGCCTAAGCATTGGTATATTGGATTTGTTGAATTTGTTGGGCCTCAATCTAATCATCGTCGATTCCTTCAAAATCTAATACCTATACTTacaccatcaccatcaccatctccatctccatctctaTCCCCATCCCCATCTCCAAGTATAGATCATGAGCTGGCTCCTAGCCCGTCTTCTTCAGGCTCTGAGCTTCCAGTTTCTCCACCCTCACCCAGATCACGACGAAGCCCTCCGTTTTTCCCACCTAATTTCAGTAGTCCAGACATACAGCCATCGGTTGGAGCTGACTCTTCTCCTACATCTGCACCAAATAAGCCTGATGGTGGAAATCGAGCAGTTGTCATTGCTGTTGTTGTCACGGCAACTGTCACATTTGCTGTTGTTGGGATGATTTTTCTTTGTTATACCAGAATTTGTATGACGGGCTCTGCTGGTCCTTTGAATGATGACAGGCCTCTTCTCAGCTTAAGCATGAGTGACTATTCAGCTGCTA GTTCTCCATATAAACCGTTTAATGTAGGGAACTCAGTTAGTGatgggaagaacaataatcctTCATTTAATAACGGAAACTACAACAATATTGCTGCTTCAAATACATCAGTTATTCAGCCTTTAGAAGTTCTTACAGCCGATGTTCCTCCTAAAACAACGACAATAACAGTGGAAAATTCAAACGTAGTGTCGTCTTCATCTTCTAATCTCAATCCCCCTCCTGGAATGCCGCCTCTAAAGCCGCCACCTGGCAGGGTTGTGGCTGCTGCTGCAGCAGCACCTCCTCCACCCCTTCCTCCTACTACACCGCCAAAACCTCCTTTGGGAAGCCGTCCCCCTCCTCCAGGACCGCCGCCACCTCCTCCTCCTAAAACTGGCCCTAGACCTCCTGCTCCACCACCACCTAGAACTGGACCTGTTCCACCTCGGCCACCAGCCATGGGGTTGAAGCCACCTAGGCCTTCAACTGGTGCAGCAAATCAAGCAAATGCTTATACTGGAGGAGGAGAGGTTGAAGGTGATCCTTCCAATCCCAAAACTAAATTGAAGCCTTTCTTCTGGGATAAGGTTCTTGCTAATCCCGACCAGTCAATGGTTTGGCATCAAATTAAAGCTGGCTCATTCCA GTTTAATGAAGATATGATAGAAAGCCTGTTTGGGTATGCGGCACCTGGGAATAACAAAAATGATTTGAAGAAAGGCTCTTCTTCCGAGGACCCTTCCACACAGAATGTTTACATTATTGAATCAAAGAAGTCCCAAAATTTATCTATTCTTCTGCGAGCATGGAACGTAACAACTGAAGAAATTCATGATGCACTTGTACAAG GAAACGAACTTCCCTCTGAGCTTCTTGAAACATTGTTGAAAATGGGGCCGACTGCAGAGGAAGAATTGAAGCTCAGGCTTTACAGTGGGGATCTTTCCCTTCTAGGCTCGGCAGACCGCTTTCTTAAAGCACTAGTAGAAATCCCATTTGTGTTTAAGAGGGTGGAGTCCTTACTTTTTATGTGCACTCTGCATGATGAAACCGCAATGATTAAGGAATCCTTTACTGTACTGGAG GCGGCTTGCTCTGAACTTAGGAAGAACCGGTTATTTCTGAAACTGCTGGAAGCAGTTCTGAAGACAGGCAATCGCATGAATGATGGGACGTTCAGAGGTGGGGCACAAGCATTCAAGCTTGACACACTATTGAAATTGTCGGATGTAAAAGGAACAGATGGGAAAACTACACTCCTTCACTTTGTTGTCCAGGAAATAATAAGGTCGGAGGGTATAAAGGCCGCCGCCGCTAGAGAGAGACAGAGTGTCAAGTCTGATGatgacattattattattaccaaCAAAGACACAAATCATGAAACCGACGAGTACTATCGAATTCTTGGGCTTGAGGTTGTTGCAAGCTTAGGAAGTGACCTAGAGAATGTTAGAAAAGCTGCTGCATTGGATGCAGATGGCTTAATGAGTTCGGTTTCTAGATTGGGGAGCCAACTTGTGAAAGCACATGAGTTCTTGAACAATGATATGAAGAGTGTAGAAGAGGATGGTGACAAGGGATTCCTCGAAGCCCTAAAGAGTTTTGTTCAGAATGCAGAAGTGGACATCACGTCATTGCTGGAAGACGAGAAGAGGATAATGGGGTTAGTGAAGAGTACTGTGGATTACTTCCATGGTAGTGCAGGAAAGTCTGAAGGATTGAGATTGTTTATTATAGTAAGAGATTTCCTGATAATATTGGATAAGGTATGCAAAGAGGTAAAAGATGCTGCTGCCGCCGCCCCGAGAAAGCAGCCAAATAGAAATCCAGGGAAAGAAGACAAAGCCACAACATCTTCAGAAGCAGCCCGCCAGCAACCAGATCCAACAACTCTTCAACAACGGCTTCATCCTGTAATTGCTGCCAGGCAGAGGATGGACACTTCAAGTTCTAGTTCAGATGATGAGACATAG
- the LOC124942437 gene encoding receptor-like protein kinase HSL1 codes for MSSSSVYLFFLLFMGSWSWSSLSLNQEGLYLQEAKLAFSDPNGALSDWDSRGGGGDAFPCNWSGVTCDSSTFSVKSIFLPSAGLAGPFPSILCRLPSLSSLSLADNSINSTLPPTISLCRNLLYLNLSLNLFTGPIPDTLPDIPNLTNLYLNENSFSGPIPSTFGRFSRLQELSLKNNFLHGPIPSTLANLTTLKRLELSYNTLISGPLPPELGNLTNLEYFWASYSSISGPIPPSFGRLNRLTNMDLSNNLLTGPIPADIFQLNNLVQLELYNNSLSGELPPVGWSNMTALRRIDLSSNALTGRIPEDLCALPLQSLNLYNCRFVGRLPPIIARSPNLYELKLYNNNLHGWLPRQLGRNSPLNILDVSENHFSGELPPGLCDKGVLEQLCVIYNSFSGSIPDSLKNCRTLARIRLAGNKLSGELPVEFWGLPNVNLLDIADNLFSGNISDMISRALNLKSIKISKNQFSGRIPRGIGSLNKLIVFEANDNLFIGSIPDEFTELSKLVRLDLSNNNLSGKILVGIQELKQLNELKLSNNSLSDQIPKEIGSLPALDYLDLSSNLFWGEIPPELQNLQLNILNLSYNDLSGDIPPLYSGGAYKDSFLGNPKLSIHHVKAKLKSSLGYFWFLRLIFIVFSVVISFGIICFFWKIWNLRNARKDTSVLKWNLYHKLDFCEDEILECLKDDNIIGSGGSSTVYKATLRNDKVVAVKKLLVESKSEDGGLNIEEEVLGMIRHKNIIKMWCSCNNWVGGGDYKLLVFEYMKNGSVGDMLYGIKKQCLDWGIRYRIALDAAEGLSYLHHDCVPPIVHRDVKLNNILVDEEFRAKLADFGVAKAVKMEPKSMSVVAGSCGYIAPEYAYTLRVNEKSDTYSFGVVILELVTGKRPTDPELGEKDLTTWVRSTLNEKGIDYVVDPPLFGCTALKAQICSVLGIGLQCTSHIPMNRPSMRRVVNLLQEAGVEEKMDTTWRKKDEKLAPTPSCLDETMF; via the exons ATGTCAAGTAGTAGTGTTTACTTGTTTTTTCTTCTGTTTATGGGCTCGTGGTCGTGGTCGTCGTTGTCCTTGAACCAGGAAGGGCTCTACCTGCAAGAAGCTAAGCTCGCATTTTCCGACCCGAACGGTGCACTCTCCGATTGGGACTCtcgaggaggaggaggagatgcCTTTCCGTGTAACTGGTCTGGTGTAACTTGCGACAGCTCCACTTTTTCTGTCAAGTCCATATTTCTTCCCAGTGCCGGCCTTGCCGGGCCCTTCCCCTCCATCCTTTGCCGTCTCCCCTCTCTCTCTTCCTTATCTTTGGCCGACAACTCCATCAATTCAACTCTTCCTCCTACCATTTCTCTCTGTCGGAATCTCCTTTATCTCAATCTTTCCCTGAACCTCTTTACCGGGCCCATCCCCGACACCTTGCCCGACATCCCCAACCTTACAAATCTTTATCTCAACGAAAACTCCTTTTCCGGTCCTATTCCATCCACCTTCGGCAGATTCTCCCGCCTCCAAGAACTCAGCCTCAAGAATAATTTTCTCCATGGCCCCATTCCCTCTACCCTTGCCAATCTCACCACACTCAAACGCCTCGAGCTCTCTTATAACACGCTCATATCGGGCCCACTCCCGCCCGAACTAGGCAACTTAACAAACCTGGAATATTTTTGGGCCAGTTATTCCAGCATTTCCGGACCTATTCCACCTAGTTTCGGCCGTCTCAATCGACTCACCAACATGGACTTGTCAAATAACCTTTTGACAGGACCTATTCCTGCCGACATCTTTCAACTCAACAATCTCGTGCAGTTGGAGTTGTATAACAATTCTCTATCCGGAGAGTTACCCCCCGTGGGATGGTCCAACATGACAGCACTACGGCGAATCGACCTTTCTTCCAATGCTCTTACAGGAAGAATCCCTGAGGATTTGTGCGCATTGCCTTTACAGTCTCTCAACCTCTATAACTGTCGTTTCGTTGGCAGGTTGCCCCCCATCATTGCCCGTTCTCCAAACTTGTACGAGCTTAAACTTTATAACAATAACCTTCACGGCTGGTTGCCAAGACAACTCGGAAGAAACTCCCCCCTCAATATTCTAGACGTGTCGGAGAATCACTTCTCCGGCGAACTTCCTCCTGGCTTATGCGATAAAGGCGTTTTGGAACAACTTTGTGTCATATACAACTCTTTTTCTGGTAGCATCCCAGATTCTCTGAAGAATTGTCGAACCCTGGCCCGAATCAGGTTAGCTGGCAATAAATTATCTGGTGAACTTCCGGTCGAGTTTTGGGGACTGCCCAATGTTAATCTGCTTGATATAGCTGACAATTTGTTTTCTGGTAACATTTCTGATATGATATCTCGGGCATTAAACCTTAAATCTATTAAGATTTCAAAGAATCAGTTCTCAGGGAGAATACCTAGAGGAATTGGTTCATTAAACAAATTGATTGTGTTTGAGGCTAATGATAATCTCTTTATTGGGTCTATTCCTGATGAGTTTACAGAGTTAAGTAAGTTGGTACGCCTTGATCTCAGTAATAATAACCTTTCAGGGAAGATTCTTGTGGGAATTCAAGAATTGAAGCAGCTTAACGAGCTTAAGTTGTCAAATAATTCTTTATCTGACCAAATTCCCAAGGAAATTGGAAGTTTGCCAGCCCTAGACTATCTTGATCTTTCAAGTAATCTCTTTTGGGGAGAAATACCACCTGAATTGCAAAATTTGCAGCTCAACATTCTTAATCTATCGTATAATGATCTTTCTGGTGACATCCCTCCTCTATATAGTGGTGGTGCTTATAAAGACAGCTTTCTTGGAAACCCAAAATTGTCTATTCACCATGTCAAGGCCAAATTGAAATCCTCCCTGGGTTACTTTTGGTTTCTTAGATTGATTTTCATAGTATTCTCCGTGGTTATTTCCTTTGGGATTATCTGTTTTTTCTGGAAGATCTGGAATTTGAGAAATGCTAGGAAAGATACGTCTGTATTGAAATGGAACTTATATCACAAATTGGACTTTTGCGAAGACGAAATCCTTGAGTGCCTTAAGGATGATAATATAATTGGAAGTGGTGGTTCGAGTACGGTGTACAAGGCCACACTAAGAAATGACAAAGTAGTTGCCGTGAAGAAATTGTTGGTAGAATCGAAAAGTGAAGATGGTGGATTGAacattgaagaagaagtcttGGGAATGATTCGACACAAGAATATTATAAAGATGTGGTGTTCTTGCAACAATTGGGTTGGGGGTGGTGACTACAAACTTCTAGTATTCGAGTACATGAAAAATGGGAGTGTGGGTGATATGCTGTATGGTATAAAGAAACAATGTCTAGATTGGGGTATACGGTACAGAATAGCCTTGGATGCTGCTGAGGGCCTTTCTTATTTGCATCATGATTGTGTTCCTCCAATTGTTCATAGAGAtgttaaattaaacaatattttggtGGATGAGGAATTCAGAGCCAAATTAGCTGATTTTGGAGTAGCGAAGGCAGTTAAGATGGAGCCAAAGTCCATGTCCGTGGTTGCGGGCTCATGTGGTTACATTGCCCCAg AATATGCATATACACTCCGGGTGAATGAAAAGAGTGATACTTACAGTTTTGGGGTAGTAATTCTAGAACTAGTGACTGGGAAAAGACCGACTGATCCAGAGTTGGGAGAGAAGGATCTAACTACATGGGTGCGGTCAACTTTGAACGAGAAGGGGATTGATTACGTGGTGGACCCTCCACTATTTGGCTGTACTGCATTGAAGGCACAAATATGTAGTGTCCTTGGCATTGGGCTGCAATGCACTAGCCATATTCCAATGAATCGGCCTTCTATGCGAAGGGTTGTGAATTTGCTTCAAGAAGCTGGGGTGGAGGAGAAAATGGATACTACCTGGAGAAAGAAAGATGAGAAACTTGCTCCTACTCCCTCCTGTTTGGATGAAACTATGTTTTAA
- the LOC124941511 gene encoding receptor-like protein kinase HSL1 produces MLISVYYHLVVVVIVVVVVPFLGVVSLNQEGLYLQRVKLSLSDPNRALLDWDSRDDHPCNWFGITCDNNTTTVNSIRLPSAGLAGPFPSLLCRRLPHLSTLSLANNSINSILPLTISSCRNLLYLNLSQNLFTGPIPHTLPHIPNLKYLHLDGNSFSGPIPATFGTFPTLQLLNLTNNLLNGSIPSTLGNITTLKRLDLSYNIFTSAPLPPQLGNLTNLEYFLASYSSISGHIPPTLGRLKRLTNIDLSNNLLTGPIPTDIFQLTNLVELELYNNSLAGELPLLGWSNMKALRRIDLSSNCFRGTIPQELCALPLQSLNLYNCQFVGHLPRTIAHSPNLYELKLFRNNLHGRLPRQLGRNSPLNILDVSENHFSGRLPPGLCEKGVLEQLYAINNSFSGTIPSSLGACQTLARIRLASNQFSGQLPAELWGLPNVNLLDVGDNLFSGSISDMISSALNLTYFKVSSNHFSGSIPRGIASLNKLVVFEANDNSFSGSIPDEITELSNLVRLDLRNNKLSGEIHARIQQLKQLNELILSNNSLSGKIPKEIGSLSALDYLDLSSNRFWGEIPLELQNLQLNILNLSYNDLSGGIPPLYTNDAFKDSFLGNPDLCIHQGKASSIYFWFLIILAAAAAAAILSFGIMCFFWKMLKLRKTRRRIETSVVKWSLYHKLDFCENEILEWVRDDNIIGSGGSGKVYKATLRNGHVVAVKKLLVESKSEDSVGLSIEEELLGRRIRHKNIVKMWCSCNAGVGEYKLLVFEYMRNGSVGDVLYGRNKQILDWGIRYKIALDVAEGLSYLHHDCVPPIVHRDIKSNNILLDEEFRAKLADFGVAKAVKMEPKSMSLIAGSCGYIAPEYAYTLRVNEKSDTYSFGVVILELVTGKRPIDPELGEKDLGTWVRSTLNEKGLDYVLDPPLLGCCALKAQIFSVIGIGLLCTSQIPMNRPSMRSVVNLLQEAGRGHLETERWQT; encoded by the exons atgtTAATTAGTGTCTACTATcatcttgttgttgttgttattgttgttgTCGTCGTTCCGTTTCTAGGTGTCGTCTCACTGAACCAGGAAGGGCTCTACCTGCAAAGAGTTAAGCTCTCTCTTTCCGACCCCAACAGAGCACTCTTGGATTGGGACTCGCGAGATGACCATCCGTGTAATTGGTTTGGCATAACTTGCGACAACAACACCACCACAGTCAACTCTATACGTCTTCCCAGTGCCGGTCTTGCTGGCCCCTTCCCCTCCCTGCTTTGTCGTCGTCTCCCTCATCTCTCTACACTATCTCTGGCCAACAACTCTATCAATTCTATTCTTCCACTCACCATTTCTTCCTGCCGGAATCTCCTTTATCTCAATCTATCTCAAAACTTGTTTACCGGCCCCATTCCCCACACTCTTCCCCACATCCCCAACCTTAAATATCTCCATCTCGACGGAAACTCTTTCTCCGGTCCTATTCCCGCCACTTTCGGCACTTTCCCAACCCTCCAACTACTCAATCTCACCAATAATTTGCTCAACGGATCAATTCCCTCCACCCTCGGCAACATCACCACACTCAAACGCCTCGACCTCTCTTATAACATCTTTACCTCCGCCCCACTCCCGCCGCAACTAGGCAATTTAACAAACTTGGAATATTTCTTGGCCAGTTATTCCAGCATTTCTGGACATATTCCACCTACTCTGGGCCGTCTCAAACGCCTCACCAACATCGACTTGTCAAATAATCTTTTGACGGGACCTATTCCTACCGACATCTTTCAACTCACCAATCTCGTCGAATTGGAACTCTATAACAATTCGCTAGCCGGGGAGTTACCTCTCCTCGGATGGTCCAACATGAAGGCACTTCGCCGAATAGACCTCTCCTCTAATTGCTTTCGTGGAACGATTCCCCAAGAATTGTGCGCCTTGCCTTTACAGTCTCTTAACCTCTATAATTGCCAATTCGTCGGTCACCTGCCCCGGACCATAGCGCATTCTCCAAACTTGTACGAGCTCAAACTGTTTCGCAATAACCTTCACGGCCGCCTGCCTAGACAACTAGGAAGAAACTCCCCACTCAATATTCTCGACGTCTCGGAAAATCACTTCTCAGGCCGACTCCCCCCCGGTTTATGCGAGAAAGGCGTTTTAGAACAACTCTATGCCATAAACAACTCTTTCTCCGGTACCATTCCATCTTCTCTAGGAGCTTGTCAAACCCTAGCCCGAATCAGGTTGGCTAGTAATCAGTTTTCTGGTCAACTTCCAGCCGAGTTATGGGGACTGCCTAACGTCAATCTTCTTGATGTGGGCGACAACTTATTTTCGGGTAGCATTTCTGATATGATATCTAGTGCATTAAACCTGACATATTTTAAGGTCTCAAGTAATCACTTCTCAGGGAGTATACCCAGAGGAATTGCTTCATTAAACAAATTGGTTGTGTTTGAGGCTAATGATAATTCCTTTAGTGGGTCTATTCCTGATGAGATTACAGAGTTAAGTAACCTAGTAAGGCTTGATCTCAGGAATAATAAGCTTTCAGGGGAGATTCATGCGAGAATTCAACAGCTGAAGCAACTTAACGAGCTTATATTGTCAAATAATTCTTTATCTGGCAAAATTCCCAAGGAAATTGGAAGTTTGTCGGCGCTAGACTATCTTGATCTTTCAAGTAATCGTTTTTGGGGAGAAATCCCACTTGAATTGCAAAACTTGCAGCTCAACATACTCAATCTGTCTTATAATGATCTTTCTGGTGGCATCCCTCCTCTATATACTAATGATGCTTTTAAAGACAGTTTTCTTGGAAACCCGGATTTGTGTATTCACCAAGGAAAGGCCTCCTCTATATACTTTTGGTTTCTTATCATATTAGCAGCAGCTGCTGCTGCTGCGATCCTTTCATTTGGGATTATGTGCTTCTTCTGGAAGATGTTGAAGTTGAGAAAAACTAGGAGGAGGATAGAGACGTCAGTTGTGAAATGGAGCTTATATCACAAATTGGATTTTTGCGAAAACGAAATCCTTGAGTGGGTCAGAGATGATAATATAATTGGAAGTGGTGGTTCTGGTAAGGTTTACAAGGCCACACTAAGAAATGGGCACGTAGTTGCTGTGAAGAAACTGTTGGTAGAATCAAAAAGTGAAGACTCCGTTGGATTGAGCATTGAAGAAGAGTTGCTGGGAAGAAGGATTAGACACAAGAATATAGTAAAGATGTGGTGTTCTTGCAATGCAGGTGTGGGCGAATACAAGCTTCTAGTATTCGAGTACATGAGAAATGGGAGTGTGGGGGATGTACTTTATGGTAGGAATAAGCAGATTCTAGATTGGGGTATAAGGTACAAAATAGCCTTGGATGTTGCTGAGGGGCTTTCCTATTTGCATCACGATTGTGTTCCTCCAATTGTTCATAGAGATATTAAgtcaaacaatattttgttgGATGAAGAATTCAGAGCTAAATTAGCTGATTTTGGAGTAGCTAAGGCGGTTAAGATGGAGCCAAAGTCTATGTCCTTGATTGCTGGCTCATGTGGTTACATTGCCCcag AATATGCATATACACTCCGGGTGAATGAAAAGAGTGATACTTACAGTTTTGGGGTAGTAATTCTAGAACTAGTGACTGGGAAAAGACCAATTGATCCAGAGCTGGGTGAGAAGGACCTAGGTACATGGGTGCGGTCAACGTTGAACGAGAAGGGGCTTGATTACGTGTTGGACCCTCCTCTGCTTGGATGTTGTGCATTGAAGGCACAAATATTTAGTGTGATTGGTATTGGGCTCCTTTGCACTAGTCAGATTCCGATGAATCGGCCTTCTATGAGAAGTGTAGTGAATTTACTTCAAGAAGCAGGCAGGGGCCACCTGGAGACAGAAAGATGGCAAACTTGA